A genomic window from Cucumis melo cultivar AY chromosome 8, USDA_Cmelo_AY_1.0, whole genome shotgun sequence includes:
- the LOC103484881 gene encoding 1-aminocyclopropane-1-carboxylate synthase CMA101: MKMLSTKATCNSHGQDSSYFLGWEAYEKNPFDETSNPNGIIQMGLAENQLSFDLLESWLTKNPDAASFKRDGKSIFRELALFQDYHGLPAFKKALVEFMAEIRGNKVTFEANNIVLTAGATSANETLMFCLAEAGDAFLLPTPYYPGFDRDLKWRTGVEIVPIHCTSSNGFQVTQPALEQAYKEAESRNLRVKGVLVTNPSNPLGTTMTRNELDLVFDFITSKGIHLISDEIYSGTVFGSPGFVSAMEVLKERSNEEEEVWKRVHIVYSLSKDLGLPGFRVGAIYSNDEMVVAAATKMSSFGLVSSQTQYLLSAMLSDKKFTRTYISENQKRLKQRQKMLVSGLEKAGIKCLESNAGLFCWVDMRHLLESDTFESELKLWKKIVYEVGLNISPGSSCHCTEPGWFRVCFANMSQSTLKLAIRRLKSFVQELRSVSTANVSTTTTNIHDNKFSKNIKKNIFTKWVFRQSVQDQANRKLHYER; encoded by the exons atgaagatGCTTTCCACAAAAGCCACGTGCAATTCCCACGGTCAAGATTCCTCCTACTTCTTAGGATGGGAAGCTTATGAGAAAAACCCCTTTGATGAGACTTCTAATCCCAACGGCATCATTCAGATGGGTCTTGCCGAGAATCAA ctATCATTTGATCTTCTCGAATCATGGCTTACAAAAAATCCAGACGCAGCCAGCTTTAAACGTGATGGCAAATCAATTTTTAGAGAGCTGGCTCTCTTCCAAGATTACCACGGCTTACCCGCATTCAAAAAGGCATTGGTAGAATTTATGGCGGAAATTAGAGGAAACAAAGTTACATTTGAAGCAAATAACATAGTCCTTACAGCTGGCGCTACATCAGCCAATGAAACACTTATGTTCTGCCTTGCAGAGGCTGGCGATGCCTTTCTCCTCCCAACTCCATACTATCCAGG ATTTGATAGAGATTTGAAATGGAGAACCGGAGTTGAGATTGTGCCAATTCATTGCACTAGCTCCAACGGCTTCCAAGTCACCCAACCCGCTTTAGAACAAGCTTACAAAGAAGCTGAAAGTCGCAACCTACGTGTCAAAGGCGTATTGGTTACAAACCCATCTAACCCATTGGGGACTACGATGACAAGAAATGAACTCGACTTGGTTTTTGATTTCATAACCTCCAAAGGCATTCATTTGATCAGCGATGAGATTTACTCCGGGACCGTTTTTGGGTCTCCAGGATTCGTGAGCGCGATGGAGGTACTTAAGGAGAGGAGTAACGAAGAGGAGGAAGTTTGGAAGAGAGTTCATATTGTTTACAGTTTATCGAAGGATTTAGGGCTCCCAGGTTTTCGAGTTGGTGCAATTTACTCTAACGATGAAATGGTTGTGGCGGCTGCTACTAAAATGTCTAGCTTTGGGTTGGTTTCATCTCAAACACAATATCTTCTTTCAGCTATGCTATCCGACAAGAAATTTACGAGAACCTATATTTCGGAGAATCAAAAGAGGTTGAAACAAAGACAGAAAATGTTGGTGAGTGGATTAGAGAAGGCTGGGATTAAGTGTTTGGAGAGTAATGCTGGGTTGTTTTGTTGGGTAGATATGAGGCATTTGTTGGAATCAGATACGTTTGAAAGTGAATTAAAGCTATGGAAGAAGATTGTTTACGAAGTGGGTTTGAATATTTCACCAGGATCATCTTGTCATTGCACTGAACCAGGCTGGTTTCGTGTTTGTTTTGCTAATATGTCACAGTCAACCTTGAAACTCGCTATCAGAAGATTGAAGTCGTTTGTTCAAGAATTGAGATCCGTTTCTACTGCAAACGTTTCCACTACCACTACAAATATTCATGACAACAAATTTTCCAAgaatatcaagaaaaatattttcacCAAATGGGTTTTCCGGCAATCGGTTCAAGATCAAGCCAACCGCAAGCTCCACTATGAACGATAG
- the LOC103484885 gene encoding protein CROWDED NUCLEI 4: MASPQSAGVTLSSGKGLSLTPGSRVLQTPLADEAIWRRLKEAGFDEESIKRRDKAALIAYIAKLEAEMFDHQHHMGLLILERKELASNYEQMKSKAETAELMYRRDQAAHLSALTEAKKREDNLKKAIGIKEECIASLEKALHEMRLESAEIKVAAESRLAEARIMMEDAQKKFVEAESKLHAAESLQAESNRCNRAAERKLQEVEAREDDLRRRMACFKSDCDKKGEEIVLERQSLSERQKALQQEHERLLDGQALLNQREEYILSKTQELNRCEKELEELRANIENERRAVHDEKSKMQLSEASLSKREEAVNRMEIMMNRRQQELLLLQEKIATKESNEIQKVVANHESTLRTKISDFDAELQVKQKAVEDEIESKRRAWELREMDLKQRDEQLLEKEHDLEVQSRSLVAKEKEVEELSKSLDEKEKNLKALEQELELSKLLLQKEKDECSKMKRELQCSLDSLEDRRKQVDCAKDKLEAFRSETNELSLLEMKLKEELDSVRVQKLELMDEADKLMVEKAKFEAEWEMIDEKREELRTEAEVLAAERLAVSKFIKDERDGLRLEREVMRKQFKNDRETLSREREEFLNKMTCERSEWLNKMQQERKDLLMDVEAQKKELENCLQQRREELESQLREKLKNFEQEKRNELDKISFLKEKATKDLEEVALETKKLETERMEINLDRERRNREWAELNNSIEELKVQREKLEKQRELLHADREEILAEIERLKKFENVKLALDNMAVAEMNQSDLDTAQPISYPRRQPLVRDAEHQIDTQKITNGFDSASMHKVDGDVPPTSTRFSWIKRCSELIFKQSPERERASTRYPVKNPISQADQSSSISGQLFQSPEFEMDRGNEKSQRTITERQDVKYAIGEPKVIVEVPPTSKDMNGVPVLESEIVNDVTLSDHRVLTGRKRRATNITHPDSLGQLEFENNNKKQRQEEISRDPTEDYSSCPEEATQMNVPEDPKAFVSSTENRESAKEAEVVIVSTDINIIEVTTYKQKNSDILSDQDTLNHQETLSEKELHLRKS; this comes from the exons ATGGCGAGTCCGCAGTCGGCCGGAGTTACTTTGAGTTCCGGTAAGGGTTTGTCTTTGACTCCAGGGTCTAGGGTTTTGCAAACCCCACTTGCCGATGAAGCTATATGGAGGCGTCTGAAAGAAGCTGGTTTCGATGAGGAATCCATTAAACGTAGGGATAAAGCTGCGCTTATAGCTTATATAGCGAAGCTCGAAGCTGAG ATGTTTGACCACCAACACCATATGGGCCTTCTCATACTAGAAAGGAAGGAGTTGGCTTCAAATTACGAGCAGATGAAAAGTAAAGCTGAGACAGCTGAATTAATGTATAGGCGTGACCAAGCTGCTCATTTGTCAGCTTTAACTGAAGCAAAGAAACGGGAGGACAATTTGAAGAAGGCTATTGGTATCAAGGAAGAATGTATAGCAAGT CTTGAGAAGGCTTTGCACGAAATGCGTCTAGAATCTGCTGAAATCAAGGTTGCAGCTGAGAGTAGACTGGCTGAAGCACGCATTATGATGGAGGATGCTCAGAAGAAATTTGTTGAGGCTGAATCCAAACTACATGCAGCAGAATCTTTACAAGCGGAATCCAACCGGTGTAATCGTGCTGCAGAAAGAAAGCTCCAGGAAGTTGAGGCACGGGAAGATGATCTAAGGAGGCGTATGGCGTGTTTCAAGTCTGA TTGTGATAAGAAAGGGGAGGAGATTGTGCTTGAGAGGCAATCTTTAAGTGAAAGACAGAAAGCATTGCAGCAGGAGCATGAGAGGTTACTTGATGGACAAGCTTTGCTTAATCAGCGGGAGGAGTATATATTAAGTAAGACTCAAGAGCTAAATCGGTGTGAAAAAGAGTTGGAGGAGTTAAGAGCTAACATTGAGAATGAGCGCAGAGCAGTTCATGATGAGAAGTCCAAGATGCAACTTTCAGAAGCGTCTTTATCTAAGAGAGAAGAG GCTGTCAATAGAATGGAAATTATGATGAACAGGAGACAGCAAGAGCTACTTCTTTTACAGGAAAAAATTGCAACAAAAGAATCC AATGAAATTCAAAAAGTTGTTGCGAACCATGAAAGTACTTTGAGAACAAAGATATCGGACTTTGATGCTGAGCTGCAAGTTAAGCAAAAAGCAGTTGAAGATGAAATTGAAAGCAAAAGACGTGCTTGGGAGTTAAGAGAGATGGACCTTAAACAGCGGGATGAGCAGCTCTTGGAAAAGGAACATGACTTGGAGGTTCAATCTAGATCATTGGTAGCAAAGGAGAAGGAGGTAGAAGAATTATCCAAGTCTCTTGATGAGAAAGAGAAGAACCTGAAGGCTCTTGAACAAGAGCTTGAACTTAGTAAACTACTCCTGCAGAAAGAGAAAGATGAGTGCTCTAAAATGAAACGAGAGCTTCAGTGCTCCCTTGATTCTCTCGAAGACAGAAGAAAACAAGTTGATTGTGCAAAGGACAAGCTTGAAGCCTTTAGGAGTGAAACAAATGAATTATCCCTACTAGAGATGAAGCTTAAAGAAGAACTTGATTCAGTTAGAGTCCAGAAATTGGAATTGATGGACGAGGCAGATAAGTTGATGGTTGAGAAGGCCAAATTTGAAGCTGAATGGGAGATGATTGATGAAAAGAGAGAGGAGCTGCGCACAGAAGCTGAAGTTCTAGCTGCAGAGCGGTTAGCTGTGTCCAAGTTTATCAAAGATGAACGTGATGGTCTTAGATTGGAGAGGGAGGTAATGCGTAAACAATTCAAGAATGATAGGGAGACACTTTCTCGTGAGCGCGAGGAATTCTTGAACAAGATGACATGTGAACGGTCTGAATGGTTGAATAAAATGCAGCAAGAACGTAAAGACTTGCTAATGGATGTTGAGGCACAGAAAAAAGAGCTTGAGAATTGTCTTCAGCAGAGGCGTGAAGAATTAGAAAGCCAGTTGAgggaaaaactaaaaaactttGAGCAAGAAAAGAGGAACGAACTGGATAAAATTAGTTTCCTTAAAGAGAAAGCAACTAAAGATTTGGAAGAGGTTGCATTGGAAACAAAAAAACTTGAAACTGAGAGAATGGAAATTAATTTAGATCGTGAAAGAAGAAACAGAGAATGGGCCGAACTGAACAATTCCATTGAGGAACTCAAGGTTCAAAGGGAGAAACTAGAAAAACAGAGAGAGTTGTTGCATGCTGACAGGGAGGAAATTCTTGCTGAAATTGAACGtttaaagaaatttgagaaTGTGAAACTTGCATTGGATAATATGGCTGTGGCTGAGATGAACCAATCTGATTTAGACACTGCTCAGCCAATAAGTTATCCAAGAAGGCAGCCACTTGTTAGAGATGCTGAGCACCAGATTGATACTCAAAAGATTACTAATGGCTTTGACTCCGCATCTATGCATAAAGTAGATGGTGATGTACCTCCTACTTCCACTCGTTTCTCATGGATTAAACGTTGCTCTGAGTTGATATTCAAGCAATCTCCGGAGAGAGAGAGGGCGTCTACAAGATATCCTGTTAAAAATCCGATCAGTCAGGCTGACCAATCAAGCTCAATATCTGGACAACTCTTTCAGTCTCCTGAGTTTGAAATGGATAGGGGCAATGAGAAGTCTCAAAGAACTATTACTGAAAGGCAGGATGTGAAATATGCAATTGGAGAACCAAAAGTAATTGTTGAAGTACCTCCAACAAGCAAGGACATGAATGGAGTACCTGTTCTTGAATCTGAGATTGTCAATGATGTTACATTGTCTGATCATAGGGTTTTGACTGGAAGGAAAAGGAGAGCTACCAACATTACTCATCCTGATTCCCTAGGACAACTGGAGTTTGAAAATAACAATAAGAAGCAGAgacaagaagaaatttccagGGATCCTACAGAAGATTATTCTAGTTGCCC TGAAGAAGCAACCCAAATGAACGTGCCTGAGGATCCCAAGGCATTTGTGTCATCCACAGAGAACCGAGAAAGTGCCAAGGAGGCTGAAGTTGTTATTGTAAGTACAGACATCAACATCATTGAAGTTACAACCTATAAACAGAAGAACTCTGACATATTGTCTGACCAAGATACGTTGAACCATCAGGAAACTCTTTCAGAGAAG gAATTACACCTCCGCAAGAGTTAA
- the LOC103484883 gene encoding branched-chain amino acid aminotransferase 2, chloroplastic-like → MEGSAAIAGLRPNYLLCSSRRYSPFLHSSSSSTSSFNRKLSSPFFLKKKLRFPSINARQTVSPISKDVGEIPELDWDNLGFGIIPTDYMYVMKCSQGGNFSNGELKRFGNIELSPSAGVLNYGQGLFEGLKAYRKEDDSILLFRPEENALRMRMGAERMCMQSPTVDQFVEAVKATVLANKRWVPPSGKGSLYIRPLLMGSGAVLGLAPSPEYTFIIYVSPVGNYFKEGLAPINLVIEHELHRATPGGTGSVKTIGNYAAVLKAQSAAKAKGYSDVLYLDCVHKKYLEEVSSCNIFVVKGNVISTPAIKGTILPGITRKSIIDVARSLGFQVEERLVAVDELLEADEVFCTGTAVVISPVGSVTYLGKRIAYGNGVGVVSQQLYSVLTRLQMGLIEDKLNWTVSLS, encoded by the exons ATGGAAGGCAGCGCCGCCATTGCTGGTCTCAGGCCTAATTATCTTCTTTGTTCATCTCGCCGTTATTCTCcttttcttcattcttcttcttcttcaacttcttccTTCAACAGAAAGCTTTCATCTCCTTTCTTTCTCAAG AAGAAGCTTCGTTTTCCTTCCATCAATGCTCGTCAAACGGTTTCTCCCATCAG CAAAGACGTAGGGGAAATACCTGAGTTAGATTGGGACAATCTTGGTTTTGGGATAATTCCTACTGATTATATGTATGTCATGAAATGTTCTCAAGGTGGCAACTTTTCTAATGGTGAATTGAAGCGGTTTGGGAACATTGAACTGAGTCCTTCAGCTGGAGTCTTAAATTATGGGCAG GGATTATTTGAGGGCCTAAAGGCGTACAGAAAAGAAGATGATTCTATTCTTCTCTTTCGTCCAGAGGAAAATGCATTGAGGATGAGGATGGGTGCGGAGAGGATGTGCATGCAATCACCAACTGTTGATCAGTTTGTGGAAGCAGTGAAGGCAACTGTTTTGGCTAACAAACGTTGG GTGCCCCCATCAGGTAAAGGTTCATTGTACATCAGGCCTTTGCTGATGGGCAGCGGAGCAGTTCTTGGTCTCGCCCCTTCTCCTGAATACACATTTATAATTTATGTTTCGCCTGTTGGAAACTATTTCAAG GAAGGCCTTGCACCTATCAATTTAGTTATTGAGCATGAGTTGCATCGTGCGACACCTGGGGGTACTGGAAGTGTAAAAACCATTGGCAACTATGCGGCA GTCCTGAAGGCGCAATCGGCTGCAAAAGCGAAAGGCTATTCTGATGTTTTGTACCTTGATTGTGTACATAAAAAATATCTCGAGGAGGTTTCATCATGCAATATTTTTGTTGTGAAG GGGAATGTGATATCCACTCCTGCCATAAAAGGAACAATATTACCTGGAATTACGAGAAAGAGTATAATTGACGTTGCTCGTAGCCTTGGATTTCAG GTTGAGGAACGACTTGTGGCAGTGGATGAATTACTTGAAGCTGACGAGGTCTTTTGTACGGGGACAGCAGTGGTTATATCACCTGTGGGCAGCGTCACGTATCTTGGAAAAAG GATTGCTTATGGAAATGGTGTTGGGGTTGTTTCACAACAACTCTATTCCGTGCTTACCAGATTACAAATGGGGCTTATCGAAGATAAATTGAATTGGACCGTCAGTCTATCGTAG
- the LOC103484882 gene encoding transcription factor MYB87, with the protein MGRAPCCDKANVKKGPWSPEEDAKLKAYIDQFGTGGNWIALPQKIGLKRCGKSCRLRWLNYLRPNIKHGGFSEEEDNIICSLYISIGSRWSIIAAQLPGRTDNDIKNYWNTRLKKKLLGKQQQALAARRIPALKKDDFDKNFNNIIHPSSSLNLNNYEASYVPNLNTSTQDHQVRDLILKMGGKFYYSDHHHPPSFQFNNPMENQNPLVFQSSNFGELNMEFGVSNDGIFHGSVDQNSSGGGEFGDPIMLENFENGLVEDFNNYGMMPSSSTSGESSYSLGEISSLGFNYSDFEASQHQHHHVIAPAFAHHSSHYSLQ; encoded by the exons ATGGGAAGAGCTCCTTGTTGTGACAAGGCCAATGTGAAAAAGGGTCCTTGGTCGCCTGAGGAAGATGCCAAACTCAAAGCTTATATTGACCAATTTGGCACCGGCGGTAACTGGATTGCCTTGCCTCAGAAAATAG GTCTTAAGCGATGTGGGAAAAGTTGCCGGCTGAGATGGCTCAATTATCTCCGCCCCAACATCAAACATGGAGGTTTCTCCGAGGAAGAAGATAATATCATCTGTAGCCTCTATATAAGCATAGGAAGCAG ATGGTCAATAATTGCAGCACAATTACCTGGAAGAACGGACAACGACATAAAAAACTATTGGAACACAAGATTAAAGAAGAAGCTTTTGGGAAAGCAGCAACAAGCTTTAGCGGCTAGAAGAATTCCTGCCTTAAAAAAGGATGATTTTGATAAGAATTTCAATAATATCATTCATCCTTCGTCTTCACTCAATCTCAATAATTATGAAGCCTCATATGTCCCAAATCTCAATACAAGCACCCAAGATCATCAGGTTAGGGActtgattttgaaaatgggtGGAAAGTTTTATTATTCTGATCATCATCATCCTCCATCATTTCAATTCAACAATCCGATGGAGAATCAAAATCCATTAGTGTTTCAAAGTTCAAATTTCGGTGAGTTGAACATGGAATTTGGAGTGAGTAATGATGGAATATTCCATGGATCAGTTGATCAAAACAGTAGTGGTGGTGGTGAATTTGGAGATCCAATAATGTTGGAGAATTTTGAGAATGGGTTAGTGGAGGATTTTAATAATTATGGGATGATGCCAAGTAGTAGTACTTCTGGAGAAAGCAGTTATAGTTTGGGTGAAATCAGTTCTTTGGGTTTTAATTATTCAGATTTTGAAGCTTCCcaacatcaacatcatcatGTTATTGCTCCTGCTTTTGCTCATCACTCTTCACATTATTCCCTTCAATGA